Proteins encoded by one window of Salmonirosea aquatica:
- a CDS encoding glycoside hydrolase family 43 protein, which translates to MNKAKKVLTLIFSTLWLANSPLLLAQTTTLVNPILMGFYPDPSIVRAGDDYYLVNSTFSYFPGIPVFHSKDLKNWKQIGNVIDRPEQMDFMGERLTRGLFAPAISFYKGTFYVTCTDIDHDGNFVATAKDPAGPWSNPVKVPQVRGIDPSIYFDESTDKAYILYNSDAPDHKPLYPGHRTIRMYEFDYKNMKVVGEEKQLVNGGVDLSKKPVWIEAPHIMKRNDWYYLYAAEGGTSVNHSEVVFRSKDVWGPYVPYENNPILTQKGLPEDRKDPVTSAGHAQFVEGPDGKTYAIFLAVRPYEGDYYNTGRETFIAPVVWKDEWPIINPDSKEIKYAYTADFKEVKQKDALPQSGNFSYTIAFDKALDPSLLFMRTLDKSWYSLSKKEGLTLKLKPETIMEMGNPAFIGKRQQHLYSTAETELNFTPNNANEKAGLVILQDEGHFYFVSKTLEDGKPVLQLLKSVPREKRMEVLAQVPLTSNAGKVGIRIASAGDSYRFSYATNGKDWQVLKDNVDGKFLSTKAAGGFIGCLYGLYATSSGEASGNTASFKYLKYSGDDPMFK; encoded by the coding sequence ATGAACAAGGCTAAAAAAGTACTCACGCTCATTTTTTCGACTCTGTGGCTTGCCAACAGCCCGTTACTCTTGGCACAAACGACCACGCTCGTTAACCCCATCCTGATGGGTTTTTATCCCGATCCCAGCATCGTGCGCGCCGGGGATGACTACTACCTGGTCAATTCCACATTTTCCTATTTCCCCGGCATTCCGGTTTTTCACAGCAAGGACCTCAAAAACTGGAAGCAGATCGGCAATGTCATCGATCGGCCCGAGCAAATGGATTTCATGGGCGAGCGCTTGACGCGCGGTCTGTTCGCCCCGGCCATTAGCTTCTATAAGGGTACTTTCTACGTTACCTGCACCGACATCGACCACGATGGTAATTTTGTAGCGACGGCCAAAGATCCCGCCGGACCGTGGAGTAACCCGGTGAAAGTACCCCAGGTGCGGGGAATCGACCCGTCGATTTATTTTGATGAATCGACTGACAAAGCCTACATCCTTTATAACAGCGATGCCCCCGACCACAAACCCCTGTATCCGGGCCATCGGACCATCCGCATGTATGAGTTTGATTACAAAAACATGAAGGTAGTGGGCGAGGAAAAGCAGTTGGTCAACGGAGGCGTGGATCTTTCGAAAAAGCCCGTCTGGATCGAAGCGCCCCACATTATGAAAAGAAACGACTGGTACTACCTCTACGCCGCCGAAGGAGGTACCTCGGTCAATCACTCGGAGGTCGTATTCAGGAGCAAGGACGTGTGGGGGCCCTATGTACCCTACGAGAACAACCCGATCCTGACCCAAAAAGGACTACCCGAAGATCGGAAAGACCCCGTCACGTCGGCGGGGCACGCGCAGTTTGTGGAAGGCCCGGATGGCAAAACCTACGCAATTTTCCTGGCGGTCCGGCCCTACGAGGGGGACTACTACAACACGGGCCGAGAAACTTTCATCGCGCCCGTCGTGTGGAAGGACGAATGGCCCATCATCAATCCCGATAGCAAGGAAATTAAGTACGCCTACACGGCTGACTTTAAGGAAGTGAAGCAGAAAGACGCGCTGCCGCAGTCCGGCAATTTTTCTTATACCATTGCCTTCGACAAAGCCCTGGACCCTTCGCTGCTGTTCATGCGCACGCTCGACAAAAGCTGGTATTCGCTCTCCAAAAAAGAGGGCCTCACCCTCAAACTTAAGCCTGAAACGATTATGGAGATGGGCAATCCGGCGTTCATCGGCAAGCGCCAGCAACACCTGTACAGTACCGCCGAAACCGAACTGAATTTCACGCCCAACAATGCCAATGAAAAAGCGGGGCTGGTCATTTTGCAGGATGAGGGGCATTTCTATTTTGTCAGCAAAACCTTGGAAGACGGAAAGCCTGTACTTCAATTGCTTAAAAGTGTTCCGAGAGAAAAACGCATGGAAGTCCTGGCCCAGGTACCCCTGACTTCCAATGCCGGCAAGGTAGGCATCCGCATTGCTTCGGCGGGCGATAGCTACCGTTTTTCTTACGCAACAAATGGCAAGGACTGGCAAGTACTGAAAGACAACGTGGATGGTAAATTCCTGAGTACCAAAGCAGCCGGTGGCTTCATTGGCTGTCTCTATGGCTTGTATGCCACTTCTTCGGGAGAAGCCTCTGGCAATACCGCCTCGTTCAAGTACCTGAAGTACAGCGGGGATGATCCCATGTTCAAATAG